The Chryseobacterium geocarposphaerae genome window below encodes:
- a CDS encoding toxin-antitoxin system YwqK family antitoxin — MKKLFTSAVLALIISIHASAQEKIYFDENWEKTTPGKMEYYRETESKGKLTLIRDYYKNGTLQMEGLVSDATPGSEVFEGKITWYNPEGKILSTGTFSGGNQIGPAKTFDEQGRILEDLTYKADGTFTGKIYMYKNPEEMSYNNTVTTYDTPDNFRSVVYDEDIKGIRYEIITDNKKGSYETKFYGEKGKYIGSNNSGNSGDNVTVEYYYDPMKVAKIEKQNKDGIVTESIIYSKKGDILQEEKKSRKDGYKKTYDETGKQIGNLAYIYDKENEFYKPFEGEDYQFNYLYSGFTSIDTYKNGASVLKKFFDEDGKLSYEQTLKDEMIQDIKYYDPDGKLKGAITYKDDMPDTGTLYEGLIEQQYKDGVLVNSKSLREDGKLKKETKINKDQTVYNSTVYDENGTVAYTYSQPVDQESGFTAQIVQYAKGKAANKAVVKDGVLQSGKIKYKCQHGLKELERNGKWVLIKLFSQEGKLIQESKVLAEMEEEQDPYNSLNTLITEDDLQYEFYESL, encoded by the coding sequence ATGAAAAAATTATTTACATCAGCGGTTCTAGCCCTGATCATAAGCATTCACGCAAGTGCACAGGAAAAAATCTATTTTGATGAAAACTGGGAAAAAACCACCCCAGGCAAAATGGAATATTATCGTGAAACAGAAAGCAAAGGAAAACTTACCTTAATCAGAGATTATTATAAAAATGGAACGCTTCAAATGGAAGGTCTTGTTTCTGATGCCACACCGGGAAGTGAAGTCTTCGAAGGTAAAATTACATGGTACAATCCTGAAGGTAAGATATTGAGTACAGGGACATTTTCCGGAGGCAACCAGATTGGGCCGGCTAAAACTTTTGATGAACAGGGAAGAATTCTGGAGGATCTGACTTATAAAGCAGATGGCACTTTTACAGGTAAGATTTACATGTATAAAAATCCGGAAGAAATGTCTTATAATAATACGGTTACAACCTATGACACTCCGGATAATTTCAGGTCGGTGGTTTATGACGAAGATATAAAAGGAATACGTTATGAAATCATCACCGATAATAAAAAAGGGTCGTATGAAACTAAATTCTATGGTGAAAAAGGAAAATATATTGGCTCCAATAACTCTGGAAATTCCGGGGATAATGTAACGGTAGAGTATTATTATGATCCGATGAAAGTTGCTAAAATTGAAAAGCAAAATAAAGACGGAATAGTAACGGAAAGTATCATCTACTCCAAAAAAGGCGACATACTACAGGAAGAAAAGAAAAGCAGAAAAGACGGCTATAAGAAAACCTATGACGAAACCGGTAAGCAAATAGGTAATCTGGCTTACATTTACGACAAAGAAAACGAGTTCTATAAACCGTTTGAAGGCGAGGATTACCAATTCAATTATCTGTATTCAGGTTTTACTTCTATCGATACTTATAAAAACGGAGCTTCCGTTCTTAAAAAGTTTTTTGATGAAGATGGGAAATTGTCTTACGAACAGACATTGAAGGATGAAATGATCCAGGACATCAAATATTATGATCCGGACGGAAAACTGAAAGGAGCAATAACTTATAAAGATGATATGCCTGATACGGGTACTCTTTACGAAGGTCTTATCGAACAGCAATATAAAGATGGCGTTTTAGTGAATTCAAAATCTCTCAGAGAAGATGGAAAATTAAAAAAAGAAACAAAGATCAATAAGGATCAAACTGTATACAATTCTACTGTTTATGATGAAAATGGAACTGTTGCCTATACGTATAGTCAGCCGGTTGACCAGGAAAGTGGTTTCACAGCACAGATTGTACAGTATGCTAAGGGAAAAGCTGCCAATAAAGCAGTTGTAAAAGATGGCGTACTTCAAAGCGGAAAAATTAAATATAAATGTCAACACGGTTTAAAGGAGCTCGAGCGTAATGGAAAATGGGTGCTGATAAAGCTTTTCAGCCAGGAAGGAAAATTAATTCAGGAATCTAAAGTTCTTGCAGAAATGGAGGAAGAGCAGGATCCTTACAATTCATTAAATACCCTGATTACCGAAGATGATCTTCAGTATGAATTTTATGAATCTTTATAA
- a CDS encoding phage tail protein, with product MDIKYAYYRSSVGYKIEGKTDNDILTAGGSTRSINSFWHDGNFNPLDYVPKTRTLTINGTVYDLSANRSFTTPDTITRLKGGASGSLVSGDVTLAAGSNVTINQTGNTITLAATDTTYSAGNGLTLTGTSFSLPVATSGTGNVVTGITQTANGITVNLGSMPTSTDLANYIPLSQKGAANGVATLDGAGQVPASQLPSYVDDVLEGYYKTADGKFYKEAAYTNLIAGETGKIYVSLDTNKTYRWTGTTFVYITSGAVDSVNGLTGVVVLNKSHVGLSNVDNTADAAKNVLTATKWITPRTISLSGVTATAQSIDGSGNVAIPVTAVPATLLTGTAAINTTGSAAKLTTPRTISATGDASWTTTFDGSVNVTSALTLAATGVTAGTYDQVTVDSKGRVTAGSNTVRSYTTAISGTSSIAHNLGTRNVDVAMYDTVTFYKIDGRIKLTDPNKIDIEFDSALPNTVSVTVTSKDI from the coding sequence ATGGACATTAAATACGCTTATTATCGAAGCTCTGTAGGGTACAAAATCGAAGGAAAAACAGACAATGACATTTTAACCGCAGGCGGTAGCACGAGGTCAATCAATTCTTTTTGGCATGATGGCAACTTTAATCCTTTAGATTATGTGCCTAAAACGCGGACATTAACAATTAATGGTACAGTTTATGATTTGTCGGCAAACAGATCATTTACTACGCCGGACACAATTACCCGTCTGAAAGGTGGTGCATCAGGATCTTTAGTATCCGGCGATGTGACCCTTGCAGCAGGTTCTAACGTGACGATTAATCAAACCGGGAATACTATCACATTAGCTGCTACCGATACAACGTATAGCGCAGGTAATGGCCTGACATTAACAGGAACTTCATTTTCCTTGCCAGTCGCTACTTCAGGTACAGGAAATGTGGTTACCGGAATTACTCAGACGGCTAACGGAATAACGGTGAATCTTGGCTCTATGCCTACTTCAACGGATTTGGCTAATTATATCCCATTATCTCAGAAAGGTGCGGCAAATGGGGTTGCTACTTTGGATGGAGCAGGGCAGGTTCCGGCATCTCAATTGCCATCTTATGTGGATGACGTTTTGGAAGGATATTATAAAACTGCTGACGGAAAGTTTTATAAAGAAGCAGCTTATACCAATCTTATTGCTGGAGAAACAGGTAAAATTTATGTATCTCTTGACACTAACAAAACTTACAGATGGACAGGAACAACGTTCGTTTATATCACTTCTGGTGCTGTAGATTCTGTAAATGGATTGACAGGTGTTGTAGTTTTAAATAAATCTCATGTCGGTTTAAGTAACGTTGATAATACGGCAGATGCAGCGAAAAATGTTCTTACCGCTACTAAATGGATTACCCCTAGAACTATTTCGCTTTCCGGAGTAACCGCAACAGCACAGAGTATTGATGGTTCTGGAAATGTAGCAATTCCTGTTACTGCTGTTCCGGCAACATTGTTAACGGGGACTGCAGCAATCAATACAACAGGATCGGCGGCAAAACTGACAACACCGCGAACAATTTCTGCTACAGGTGACGCTTCGTGGACGACAACCTTTGACGGTTCGGTAAACGTTACCTCTGCATTGACATTGGCTGCAACAGGAGTAACCGCCGGAACTTATGATCAGGTTACTGTTGATTCTAAAGGTAGAGTTACTGCCGGAAGTAATACTGTAAGATCATATACGACTGCTATTTCCGGAACTTCAAGTATAGCGCACAATTTAGGAACTAGAAATGTGGATGTTGCAATGTATGATACTGTAACATTTTACAAAATTGATGGCAGAATAAAATTAACTGATCCGAATAAAATAGATATTGAATTTGATTCTGCTTTACCTAATACTGTATCAGTAACAGTAACCAGTAAAGACATTTAA
- a CDS encoding aspartate kinase, whose product MKVLKFGGTSVGSPERIEQLLPIISSQAADKHLVVLSAVSGTTNDLVTLSTLYAKKDIQAAYAHIDKLYEQYKKFVHQLFKTEEGILEATEFIDKIFDLFYQFKNKNFTSTAERIILAQGEIISTTLFHLHLKEIEVPSVLLPALDFMLIDENNEPDIEYLQEHLSVEIAKYPEEKLFITQGYICKNAEGEIDNLRRGGSDYTASLIGAALQVEEIQIWTDIDGFHNNDPRYVPNTKSIAKLSFDEAAELSYFGAKILHPQSVFPARKYNVPVRLLDTMNPTAQGTLISGETSNQNQIVAIAAKDGITAIRIQSSRMLMAYGFLRKVFEVFERFKTPIDMITTSEVAVSLTIDETGSLPEIIKELELFSAVEIDNDQSIICIVGDFRKSNHGYASIVSDAVKHIPIRMISYGGSENNISLLVPSTHKIEALRSLHNRLF is encoded by the coding sequence ATGAAAGTTTTAAAATTTGGAGGCACTTCGGTTGGAAGTCCGGAAAGGATTGAGCAGTTATTACCTATTATCAGTTCTCAGGCAGCAGACAAACACCTGGTTGTTTTATCAGCCGTATCAGGAACCACTAATGATTTGGTAACCTTATCCACATTATATGCAAAAAAAGACATTCAAGCCGCTTACGCACACATTGACAAGCTTTATGAGCAATATAAAAAATTTGTTCATCAATTATTTAAAACGGAAGAAGGTATTTTAGAAGCTACCGAGTTCATTGACAAAATATTCGATTTATTTTACCAATTTAAGAATAAGAATTTCACCTCAACTGCTGAACGAATCATTCTTGCTCAAGGTGAAATCATTTCCACTACCCTTTTCCATTTGCATTTAAAAGAAATTGAAGTTCCTTCTGTACTTTTACCAGCGCTGGATTTTATGCTGATTGATGAAAACAACGAGCCCGATATCGAATATCTTCAAGAGCACCTAAGTGTGGAAATTGCAAAATATCCTGAGGAAAAACTGTTTATCACGCAAGGTTATATCTGCAAAAATGCTGAAGGGGAAATTGATAATCTTCGCCGTGGAGGTTCTGATTATACTGCTTCATTAATAGGTGCGGCACTACAGGTTGAAGAGATTCAGATCTGGACAGATATTGATGGATTTCACAATAATGATCCGAGATATGTACCAAATACAAAATCCATTGCCAAACTTAGTTTTGATGAAGCGGCAGAGCTGTCCTATTTTGGAGCCAAAATCCTGCATCCCCAAAGCGTTTTCCCGGCAAGAAAATATAATGTTCCTGTAAGATTACTGGATACAATGAACCCAACAGCACAAGGCACGTTGATTTCAGGAGAAACCAGCAATCAGAATCAGATTGTAGCCATCGCTGCTAAAGACGGTATTACAGCGATCCGTATTCAATCTTCCCGAATGCTGATGGCATACGGATTCTTGAGAAAGGTTTTTGAAGTTTTTGAACGTTTCAAAACTCCTATTGATATGATCACAACTTCTGAAGTAGCCGTTTCACTTACCATAGATGAAACCGGCTCTCTTCCTGAAATTATAAAAGAGCTGGAACTATTTTCTGCCGTTGAAATTGACAATGATCAATCGATCATCTGTATTGTCGGAGATTTCAGAAAAAGCAATCACGGATATGCAAGCATTGTTTCGGATGCCGTAAAACATATCCCTATTAGAATGATCTCTTACGGAGGAAGCGAAAATAATATTTCATTGCTGGTTCCTTCCACTCACAAAATTGAAGCATTAAGATCTTTACACAACAGATTATTTTAA